The window ATTTCAGAGAATTTCTCATCATTTTCTACGCCTATATCCCTTAACGTTGCCGGGGTACCTAAAAACCTGAAAAATTCACGTAGTTTTTGGATACCTTCTTTTGCCGTATTCTCCTGATGGTATAAGTCGATGTCCACGCCGAATACCCGGTCTGCAAATTGGACAAACCTGGGGATATTGGCCTGATATACATACTCTGCCCAATTTGGAAACAATACAGATAATGTGGCTCCATGCACCGCATTATACTGTGCACTTAGCTGTGCCCCCATTGTATGGGTGGCCCAATCCTGCCCTCTCCCAGTCCCAAGCACCCCATTGTGTGCCACAATTGCAGTCCACATTAATTCCGCCCTGGCATTATAGTTATCTAAATTACTCATCAGAATCCCCGCATTCACAAGAATAGATTTCATCACAGCCTCACACATGTAGTCTGTAAGGTAAGTCTCCCTGGAACTGGAAAAATATCGCTCCAAGACATGGGAAAACATATCTACAATCCCAAATACAGTCTGGCGTCTCGGCAATGTCAGTGTCAAATCTGGGTTCATCAATGTAAATGCCGGCCTCAGACAATCGGCCATAACATCTGCGCTCTCGTTTGTCTCTGTATTTTTGAGCACGCTTCCGTTACTTCCCTCACTCCCTGTTGCCGGCAGCGTCATAACCGTGCCCACTGGAAGAGCCTCCTTAGGAAGCGCCCTGTGTGAATAAAAATCCCAGACATCTCCGGCATATTTTACCCCTATTGAAATCCCTTTGGCCGTATCAATTACACTGCCCCCGCCTACAGCGAGTACACAGCCAACATTCTCCTTGCGGCAGATCTCAATCCCTTCACGTACAAGCTCTACTCTTGGATTTGGCTGCACCCCGGGCAGTTCAAAGCAAGTTACCCCTGCCTCCCCCAAAGCTCTCGTAATCCTTGTATGGAGTCCTGATTCATAAATGTATTTATCTCCATAATGTACAAACAGTACATTGTCCGCATATCTTTTTACTTCCCTACCGCAGAGTAAATCTGCATCTTTTTCCAGTATAAACCTGGTAGGGGACGTAAATTCAAATTGATCCATATATTACTCCCATCTGCCGGCAAGAATCTATAAGCCTTTTGCCGGCTTTATTGTCATATCTACTTCTCACCTATCTTGGCCATGTTGCCGGCAGATTCCTCTTTTATCTCATTTAAAAAAGAAGTCCCTGTGGGAAATTTATAGCCGAAATAATCCGCTGCTGTCGCAGCTATGTCTGCAAAGGTCTGTCTCACCCCTATATCTGTCCCTTTTGCCAGCTGCTTCCCATACAAAACAATAGGAATGTATTCTCTTGTATGATCCGTCCCGGGGGTTGTAGGGTCACAGCCGTGATCCGCAGTAATTAAAAGGATGTCCTCTTCATCCAGCAGTGATATCATGGCCGGTACAAACCGGTCAAAATATTCCAGCGCCTCTCCATATCCCCGGGGATTATTCCGATGCCCGTAAAGCATATCAAAATCTACCAAATTGACAAACAGAAGTCCGTCAAACCCTCTTTTCAAATAAGAAAGTGCCGCCTCGATACCCTCTTTGTTATTCTTTGTATGGTTAATTTCTGTCAGGCCCCTGCGGTTAAAAATATCCTCTATTTTTCCCACCCCTATGACATCCCGTCCATTCTCACTCAGCATATCCAGCACTGTCATTCCGGGAGGGTCTATAGAAAAATCTTTTCTGTTTTCCGTCCGGCAAT of the Luxibacter massiliensis genome contains:
- a CDS encoding phosphopentomutase encodes the protein MAKFTIIVLDSVGVGELPDAAEFGDGGTNTLRHVNEYMDGLHIPNLKDLGLFHIQGTGLPAQGNPKGCYGKAAEAGKGKDTTNGHFEIAGLIVETPFKVFGQAFPQRIITELEHQIGTKVIGNYPASGTEIIKELGDEHIRTGYPIVYLSADSLMQIAMHEDVIPLQRQYEICMKARKILTGDDTVSRVICRPFTGTSGEYCRTENRKDFSIDPPGMTVLDMLSENGRDVIGVGKIEDIFNRRGLTEINHTKNNKEGIEAALSYLKRGFDGLLFVNLVDFDMLYGHRNNPRGYGEALEYFDRFVPAMISLLDEEDILLITADHGCDPTTPGTDHTREYIPIVLYGKQLAKGTDIGVRQTFADIAATAADYFGYKFPTGTSFLNEIKEESAGNMAKIGEK
- a CDS encoding iron-containing alcohol dehydrogenase; protein product: MDQFEFTSPTRFILEKDADLLCGREVKRYADNVLFVHYGDKYIYESGLHTRITRALGEAGVTCFELPGVQPNPRVELVREGIEICRKENVGCVLAVGGGSVIDTAKGISIGVKYAGDVWDFYSHRALPKEALPVGTVMTLPATGSEGSNGSVLKNTETNESADVMADCLRPAFTLMNPDLTLTLPRRQTVFGIVDMFSHVLERYFSSSRETYLTDYMCEAVMKSILVNAGILMSNLDNYNARAELMWTAIVAHNGVLGTGRGQDWATHTMGAQLSAQYNAVHGATLSVLFPNWAEYVYQANIPRFVQFADRVFGVDIDLYHQENTAKEGIQKLREFFRFLGTPATLRDIGVENDEKFSEMAKNACRFGKIGGLKILDADDVEAIYRMSL